Genomic window (Ferrovibrio sp. MS7):
AGTTCCGGTTTGCCGCCACAACAATGATCGCTAAGGAATGCGATCACCTCATTCATGCGGTCGATGTCGATGCTGTAGATCAGCAACCGGCTATCGCGCCGCTGCCGGATCAGGCCCGCCCGATGCAGATGCGCCAGGTGAAACGACAAGGTGGCGGCCGGAACAGCCAAAGTCTCGGCAATCTCGCCGGCACAGAGACCCTCGGCACCGTATCCCACCAGCAAGCGGTAGATCGCCAGCCGGGTACCCTGCGCCAGGGAGGCGAAGGCGGCGACAGCCGATGCATCATCAATTCTTTTCATGATTCCAGTATTATCGAAATTATCCATGAAATCCCGTGAACCTTTTGTGACGAAGGAGGTACTCCTCAAGCGTCTTCTGGCACCGGTTGCGTGTTGCCGGCTTTTTCCGCCCGCAACAGCAGCATGGCGGCGAAGCCCAGCAAACAGAGGCCACTGGAAAACAACAGGACATGGCGGCCGAAATTTTCCAGCAGGATGGCAAAGACGAAAGGTGCCCCGGCCTGCCCGAACCGAGCCGGCGCAACCAACCATCCCTGGCGCCTGCCATAGCCGCTCGGGCCGAAGATGGTCAGCGGCAGAGTTCCCTTGGCAATCGTCATCACCCCATTCCCGGCGCCATGCAGCAAGGTGAAGAGATAAACAGCCGGCGCGCCGAAGATGAGCACCAGCATTGCCCCGATTGGGTGTGTGATAGAGGCCAGCCGAGCCGATAGCAGCGGATGAAACCGCTGCAATAGACTGTATTCAAGGATGCGGGCGGCAACCTGGGCTGGCCCGACCAGGGCGGCGGCGGCGATGGCTTCGGCTTTCGAGGCGCCGGCTGCTTCAAGCATGCGCGGCAGATGCGCCGCCAGGGCCGTGCTGGTGATCCAGGTAACGGCAAAAGCGAAAGCCAGCAGCACCATGGAGCGGCTGAAAATGCTCTCCGCCTTGGCGCTTAGGGCTGTCTTGGGTGCGGACACCGTTATATGAGCCCCGAGTTCGCGCGGCACCATCAGCCGGTTGAGCGGCAGTCCGATCAAGACATGCGCTCCGGCCCAGACGAAGCAGGTGGCGCGCCAACCCCATTCGGCATCGAGATAGGCGGAGATCGGCCAGCAGATGGTGCTGGCGAAGCCAGCCAGCAGGGTGATCCCGGTGATGGCGCGGCGGGCATCCTTGCCATAGATGGCGGTCAGCGTGGCGAAGGCGGCTTCATAGAGGCCGATTGCCATCCCGGCGCCTATCGCCAGCCAGGCGATGAAGAAGGTGGCGAGGCCGGACGAGGCGCCGAGCAAGGCCAAGCCGCCGGCAAAGATCAGGCTGGACAGGGCGAGCACATTGCGTCCGCCGAAACGGTCGATATAGCCGCCCACACCAGGGCCAATGAAGGCGGTAAGCACCATTGCCACCGAGAAGGCACCATAAATCCACGCCGTGGAGACGCCCAATTCCGCTGCCATCGGCGCAGCCAGGATGGCGGGAAGGTAATAGGTCGAACCCCAGCTCAGCGTCTGCGCCGTGCCGAGCGCGATAACCACCCTGGTTTGCTTCGTGGTTCGCGGATCGGACATTGCCGCCACCTCAACCGCAGCCCGAAGCCGCTTTTACTCTTATCCTCGGCTTGGCAGGGCCGCAGCACCCACCCGACACAGCTTCCACTGGCGCCGCGCAGTTCTCCGCGCCCTCGACCGGCAAATTGCTGCTGCATACACCGGTTTCCGGTAGGTCGAGCTGCACATCGTCGGCAGCGGTAAAGTCACCCGCCAATGCGGCGGCGATGGAGCGCACCTGTTCATAGCCTGTGGCGAGCAGGAAGGTGGGGGCACGGCCATAGCTCTTGATGCCGGCGATGTAGAAGCCGGGATCGGGCTGCGTGAGTTCGCGATGTCCATGCGGACGAACCGTACCACACGAATGCACGTTCGGATCGATCAGCGGCGCCAGGGCCCTGGGGCTTTCGGTGGCTGGGTCGAGGTCGAGGCGGATTTCACGCAGCATCTCCAGGTCAGGCCGTTGCCCAGCGGCGACCACGATGCGGTCCACCGTCACGTCGACCCTTGATCCTTGCTGGCTGCCTAGCGTCACCGTTAGGGCCGAGGCATCCCGGCGTATCGCGGTAATACCGGCGCCAAGATGCAGATCGAGATCGCCCGCCTGGGTCATTGCCTCCAGGCTGCGGCCCAACGCGCCGCGCTCCGCCAGCTTGTCATTCTCGCCGCCGCCGAACAGCCGCGCCAAGCTATTGCCGCGCACCGCCCACAGAATCTCCGTGCCCAGCCCCTGCTGTGCCAGGCGCCCAAGATCCAGCAGCACATTGGCAGCAGAATGCCCCGCGCCAACCACCAACGTCCGTGCGCTGGCATAGGCGGCATGATCCGCTCCAAGCACATCGGGAATGCCGTAAGCGATCCGATCCGAAATATCGGCCTCGCCCGGAACAGCCAGGCCATGGGCGCCCATCGGATTGGGCCGGCTCCAGGTGCCGCTGCAATCGATCACGGCACGGGCC
Coding sequences:
- a CDS encoding FAD-dependent oxidoreductase, encoding MNAFTTMENRLDPASLPVAVIGAGPVGLAAAAHLIARGLPVRVYEAGAEVASHIRSWGHVRLFSPWSYNIDKAACTLLEQAGWRAPPANRHPTGAELVADYVQPLAELPQFKPAIETDARIAAVSRLGYDKMKTPGREAAPFVLVMRKGDGGERQDLARAVIDCSGTWSRPNPMGAHGLAVPGEADISDRIAYGIPDVLGADHAAYASARTLVVGAGHSAANVLLDLGRLAQQGLGTEILWAVRGNSLARLFGGGENDKLAERGALGRSLEAMTQAGDLDLHLGAGITAIRRDASALTVTLGSQQGSRVDVTVDRIVVAAGQRPDLEMLREIRLDLDPATESPRALAPLIDPNVHSCGTVRPHGHRELTQPDPGFYIAGIKSYGRAPTFLLATGYEQVRSIAAALAGDFTAADDVQLDLPETGVCSSNLPVEGAENCAAPVEAVSGGCCGPAKPRIRVKAASGCG
- a CDS encoding ArsR/SmtB family transcription factor; amino-acid sequence: MDNFDNTGIMKRIDDASAVAAFASLAQGTRLAIYRLLVGYGAEGLCAGEIAETLAVPAATLSFHLAHLHRAGLIRQRRDSRLLIYSIDIDRMNEVIAFLSDHCCGGKPELCRPAVKGKRHEPVQRTRKAV
- a CDS encoding MFS transporter; translated protein: MSDPRTTKQTRVVIALGTAQTLSWGSTYYLPAILAAPMAAELGVSTAWIYGAFSVAMVLTAFIGPGVGGYIDRFGGRNVLALSSLIFAGGLALLGASSGLATFFIAWLAIGAGMAIGLYEAAFATLTAIYGKDARRAITGITLLAGFASTICWPISAYLDAEWGWRATCFVWAGAHVLIGLPLNRLMVPRELGAHITVSAPKTALSAKAESIFSRSMVLLAFAFAVTWITSTALAAHLPRMLEAAGASKAEAIAAAALVGPAQVAARILEYSLLQRFHPLLSARLASITHPIGAMLVLIFGAPAVYLFTLLHGAGNGVMTIAKGTLPLTIFGPSGYGRRQGWLVAPARFGQAGAPFVFAILLENFGRHVLLFSSGLCLLGFAAMLLLRAEKAGNTQPVPEDA